In a genomic window of Halobiforma lacisalsi AJ5:
- a CDS encoding ABC transporter substrate-binding protein, translated as MGYNTTRRGALKRTGALTAVGLGGLAGCLDEQGGQAGGDPEDETITIGALQPVSGELEYYGQISLMGFYSGLAYKYGVDPIEDMTTGSYELDPDDGPTFEIIVEDTEFNPETAQNVAESLVVDEDVDLLFGGSSSDSARRIIPNVVDEADVPYIIGPAADGDITVSSEHCHDLAFRASEHTAMDARAGGRYVAEQGDVSTVAIFAAEGAFGEGVANNYQEVLENQGVEVLEPRFVEAGYSEFEGMFDEAVEQGADGVVGGFTFITLPEFLPTAMSYDEIQAFGGFAALVTTQITGQTVEAVLGEDFTAEDIQDAGLGPFTTRYHWNQYDNPINDEFVDLHIDAYDQVPDLFSAGTFVGASALVQAIEESGSTEGEDIADAMHGMTVTDTPKGENAYTFQEHNNQAASAMTVAWPVPTSEEYEDTWDAAVMPGEPVETYAAEEVVVPAEEASCDLG; from the coding sequence ATGGGATATAATACCACTCGACGTGGGGCGCTGAAGCGAACGGGTGCACTGACCGCGGTCGGCCTCGGTGGGCTCGCAGGGTGTCTCGACGAGCAAGGGGGACAGGCGGGCGGCGACCCGGAAGACGAAACGATAACGATCGGCGCGTTGCAGCCGGTGTCGGGCGAACTCGAGTACTACGGACAGATCAGCCTGATGGGGTTCTACTCCGGCCTGGCGTACAAGTACGGGGTCGATCCCATCGAGGACATGACGACGGGGTCGTACGAGCTCGACCCCGACGACGGGCCGACGTTCGAGATCATCGTCGAGGACACGGAGTTCAACCCGGAGACGGCCCAGAACGTCGCGGAGAGCCTCGTCGTGGACGAAGACGTCGACCTCCTCTTCGGCGGATCGTCGTCTGACTCAGCCCGGCGGATCATCCCGAACGTCGTCGACGAGGCGGACGTTCCCTACATCATCGGGCCGGCCGCCGACGGCGACATCACCGTCTCGAGCGAGCACTGTCACGACCTCGCGTTCCGCGCGAGCGAACACACGGCGATGGACGCTCGCGCCGGCGGGCGATACGTTGCCGAACAGGGAGACGTCTCGACGGTCGCGATCTTCGCCGCGGAGGGCGCGTTCGGCGAAGGCGTCGCGAACAACTACCAGGAGGTCCTCGAGAACCAGGGGGTCGAGGTACTCGAGCCGCGGTTCGTCGAGGCCGGCTACAGCGAGTTCGAGGGCATGTTCGACGAGGCCGTCGAGCAGGGCGCCGACGGCGTCGTCGGCGGGTTCACGTTCATCACCCTCCCCGAGTTCCTCCCGACGGCGATGTCCTACGACGAGATTCAGGCCTTCGGCGGGTTCGCCGCGCTCGTCACGACCCAGATCACGGGGCAGACGGTCGAGGCGGTCCTCGGCGAGGACTTCACCGCCGAAGACATTCAGGATGCAGGGCTCGGCCCCTTCACGACCCGATACCACTGGAACCAGTACGACAACCCGATCAACGACGAGTTCGTCGATCTGCACATCGACGCCTACGACCAGGTGCCGGACCTGTTCAGCGCCGGGACCTTCGTCGGCGCGTCGGCGCTCGTCCAGGCAATCGAGGAAAGCGGGTCGACCGAGGGCGAGGACATCGCCGACGCCATGCACGGGATGACCGTCACGGACACGCCGAAAGGCGAGAACGCGTACACGTTCCAGGAACACAACAACCAGGCGGCCTCCGCGATGACGGTCGCCTGGCCGGTCCCGACCAGCGAGGAGTACGAGGACACCTGGGACGCGGCCGTGATGCCGGGCGAACCGGTCGAGACCTACGCAGCCGAGGAGGTCGTGGTGCCGGCCGAGGAAGCGTCCTGCGACCTGGGGTGA
- a CDS encoding ABC transporter ATP-binding protein: MLLSTQDLTKQFGGITAVDGVDFRLEEDELCSVIGPNGAGKTTFFNLLTGVLEPTRGTIEFSPSDGGGIDDGEAGSDGMIDITDAPSHETALLGLHRSYQVTNIFPTVSVRENVRVAVQAHRDGDSWRFWRNVDAFEDHVAEADAILERIGLLEYADEPAENLSHGEKRNLEIGIALAGDPDVLLLDEPTAGVSSEDVDRVTDIIEDVAEDHAVMLIEHNMDVVMEISDRVAVLNQGDLIAQGEPDEIRESEAVQRAYLGGYEGGGNGNGNGDGAAGTTEAATDGGEFDPGVSAG, encoded by the coding sequence ATGCTACTCTCGACCCAGGATCTCACGAAGCAATTCGGCGGGATCACTGCCGTCGACGGGGTCGACTTCCGACTCGAGGAGGACGAACTCTGTTCGGTCATCGGCCCCAACGGGGCGGGCAAGACCACCTTCTTCAACCTCCTGACGGGCGTGCTCGAGCCGACCCGGGGGACGATCGAGTTCTCGCCGTCTGATGGAGGGGGGATCGACGACGGCGAGGCCGGTTCCGACGGCATGATCGACATCACGGACGCCCCTTCTCACGAGACGGCGCTGCTCGGCCTCCACCGATCGTACCAGGTCACGAACATCTTCCCGACGGTTTCGGTCCGCGAGAACGTCCGCGTGGCGGTCCAGGCCCACCGCGACGGCGACTCCTGGCGCTTCTGGCGCAACGTCGACGCCTTCGAGGACCACGTCGCCGAAGCCGACGCCATCTTGGAACGGATCGGCCTGCTCGAGTACGCCGACGAACCGGCCGAGAACCTCAGTCACGGCGAGAAGCGCAACCTGGAGATCGGGATCGCACTGGCCGGCGACCCCGACGTCCTGTTGCTCGACGAGCCCACGGCGGGTGTCTCGAGCGAGGACGTCGACCGCGTGACGGACATCATCGAGGACGTCGCCGAGGATCACGCCGTCATGCTGATCGAGCACAACATGGACGTCGTGATGGAGATCAGCGACCGCGTGGCGGTGCTCAACCAGGGCGACCTCATCGCTCAGGGTGAACCCGACGAGATCCGGGAGAGCGAGGCCGTCCAGCGGGCGTATCTCGGCGGCTACGAAGGGGGCGGGAACGGAAATGGGAACGGTGACGGCGCCGCGGGCACGACCGAGGCCGCGACCGACGGCGGCGAGTTCGATCCGGGGGTGTCGGCCGGATGA
- a CDS encoding helix-turn-helix domain-containing protein, translating into MIDLTLDMEQYDCPFIDTTDDHAVSFSTLQWEFDRHSRELETRMIVEGENRSVLESGLSAVQEHPNMRTCDLFKKREERAVIRTVIDETDAMATIRANGGYITGPFHIQDGSERWDIGFDEEADADAALAELERNNEYSLESRQVMAFDAGGDVLEHAEAARELLEGCRELSTVERETLRVAAEKGYFDQPRGATLQMLANEFDISDTAVSKNVRRAERKILRRVVDALESVE; encoded by the coding sequence ATGATCGACCTTACGCTGGACATGGAGCAGTACGACTGCCCGTTCATCGATACGACGGACGACCACGCCGTGTCGTTCTCGACGCTCCAGTGGGAGTTCGACCGTCACAGTCGTGAACTCGAGACCCGGATGATCGTCGAGGGAGAGAACCGGTCCGTCCTCGAGTCGGGGCTCTCGGCAGTCCAGGAGCACCCGAACATGCGAACCTGTGACCTGTTCAAGAAACGGGAGGAGCGAGCGGTCATCAGGACGGTGATCGACGAGACGGACGCGATGGCGACGATCAGGGCCAACGGCGGCTACATCACGGGGCCGTTCCACATCCAGGACGGAAGCGAACGCTGGGATATCGGCTTCGACGAGGAGGCGGACGCCGACGCTGCGCTCGCGGAACTCGAGCGGAACAACGAGTACTCGCTCGAAAGCCGCCAGGTCATGGCGTTCGACGCTGGTGGCGACGTTCTGGAACACGCCGAGGCCGCGCGCGAACTGCTCGAGGGGTGTCGGGAGCTCTCGACCGTCGAACGCGAAACGCTTCGGGTCGCAGCGGAGAAGGGCTATTTCGATCAGCCCCGGGGTGCCACGCTGCAGATGCTCGCCAACGAGTTCGACATTTCCGATACCGCCGTCTCGAAGAACGTCCGCCGGGCCGAACGGAAGATCCTGCGGCGAGTCGTCGACGCGCTCGAGTCCGTCGAGTAG